In Vibrio sp. FE10, the following are encoded in one genomic region:
- the prpC gene encoding bifunctional 2-methylcitrate synthase/citrate synthase: MSVSLSDKATVDNASKANNNVDKNESAKPTGTPAIGGAGLRGQSAGTTALCTVGQSGTGLTYRGYDITDLANHAQFEEVAHLLLRGHLPTEKELDEYKALLVGLRGLPQPLKAALELIPADAHPMDVMRTGCSMLGNLEQESDFSEQLSATERMLALFPAIICYWYRFSHDGVRIDTEDQSEECLGGYFLKMLTDKAPSELHKKVMHCSLTLYAEHEFNASTFAARVCASTLSDIHSCVTAAIGTLRGPLHGGANEAAMEMIQDWKTADEAEANIMKMLANKDKIMGFGHAIYRESDPRNALIKRWSKELAQEVGDEQLYAVSERVEAVMKREKGLFCNADFFHASAYHFMDIPTKLFTPIFVMSRLTGWTAHVFEQRENNRIIRPSADYTGPEHQDWLPIHLR, encoded by the coding sequence ATGTCTGTATCTTTGAGTGATAAAGCAACTGTCGACAATGCGTCAAAGGCGAACAATAACGTAGACAAGAATGAAAGCGCGAAACCAACCGGTACACCTGCGATTGGTGGTGCAGGGCTACGTGGCCAAAGTGCTGGAACCACCGCGCTATGTACCGTAGGCCAGTCAGGAACGGGTTTAACTTATCGTGGCTATGATATTACTGACCTTGCCAATCACGCTCAGTTTGAAGAAGTGGCTCACCTGTTACTAAGAGGTCACTTACCCACTGAAAAAGAGCTCGATGAATACAAAGCCTTGTTAGTTGGCCTGCGTGGTTTACCTCAGCCATTGAAAGCGGCCTTAGAACTGATCCCTGCTGATGCTCATCCTATGGATGTGATGAGAACGGGGTGTTCAATGCTAGGTAATTTAGAGCAAGAATCTGACTTTTCTGAACAACTGTCTGCGACCGAACGCATGCTTGCGCTTTTCCCTGCCATTATTTGTTATTGGTACCGCTTTAGCCATGATGGTGTGCGAATTGATACTGAAGATCAAAGTGAAGAGTGTTTAGGTGGCTACTTCTTGAAGATGCTTACAGACAAGGCGCCAAGTGAACTCCATAAGAAGGTGATGCACTGTTCGCTCACCCTTTACGCGGAACATGAGTTTAACGCTTCAACCTTTGCTGCTCGTGTTTGTGCTTCAACCTTGTCGGATATTCATTCGTGCGTTACAGCGGCGATCGGAACATTGAGAGGTCCTTTGCATGGCGGTGCAAATGAAGCCGCGATGGAAATGATCCAAGATTGGAAAACTGCCGATGAAGCTGAAGCGAACATCATGAAGATGCTTGCTAATAAAGACAAAATCATGGGCTTCGGTCATGCCATTTATCGTGAAAGCGACCCACGAAACGCCTTAATCAAACGCTGGTCAAAAGAGCTTGCCCAAGAGGTGGGTGATGAACAGCTTTATGCCGTGTCTGAGCGCGTTGAAGCCGTTATGAAGCGAGAGAAAGGCTTGTTTTGTAACGCTGACTTCTTCCATGCATCGGCTTATCACTTCATGGATATCCCAACCAAACTGTTCACGCCAATTTTTGTGATGAGCCGCCTCACAGGTTGGACGGCGCACGTGTTCGAACAAAGAGAAAACAATCGCATCATTCGTCCAAGCGCAGACTACACAGGCCCAGAGCATCAAGACTGGCTACCTATTCATCTACGTTAG